Genomic segment of Drosophila biarmipes strain raj3 chromosome 2L, RU_DBia_V1.1, whole genome shotgun sequence:
CATCTTTTGAATGGACTAAcatttttgaagattttaaaGCAGTACCTCTCTTTCCTATTCTTTGCTTGAATTATAGGAAATTGTACATCTTTTGAatggaataacatttttaaagatattaaaGTAGTACCTCTCTTTCATATTCCTTGCTTGAATTGTCAAAAATAGAACAGCATTTTCTGATTATTTGAtgtttccatattttttgagaCAACGAAAGTATATTTAATGAATTACGTCCGTTTCATGTATCGCTTTTTCTTCCGAAAACACCATTAATCATCGCATAATTTCGCCAGCCCCCGCACTTCGTGGGTCACAGCCCATCAGAGCCGTAAACTAAACTCATTAATTACTACAATTAGGCAATACACATTTTTTCCGCTCTGTCTCAAATTGTTTAATCTGGCCACCGTTTCAGGGCCGTGCTCCCTGCTAAGTGATACGCACGCGACCGACCGACATCGACATTGGTAAAAACTTCTTCCCATTTGGAGTCGTTAAAAGAGCCCGCTTCGgatggcaaataaaaaatgaagagGAGAAATGTATGTAAAACTGCCGTGCTAGACTCGCCCAGGCGCTGCAGCTTTGATTAATGGTTTCTTCCAGCACGTCATAAGCGGGCAGGTCCTGGCGAGTCCCAACCTCCCGGTCGTTATCAAAGGCTGAGTGAGCAGCGCACCGCATACCttttttttccgtttttccaaaaaggaaaagaaaaaaataaagacgGGGCTGTGTTCGTCCAGTCAAGTATAATTAACAACTTTGTTGGGCCGGTTTTCCTTTCCCTGTTCGTTAAGAAATtgcaaaaagttgttgctCGCTTTATGTAAATGATGTGTAAACACCACGTGCTGGAGTGCCGAGCCCAAGTCCATAATAATCCGGAGCAGTGCAACAATGTGGCAGTTTGAAAAATACTCAATGCAAAATATGCCGTGGCGCATGTCCATTAGCAGGGAAGGGGACCGAAACAGGAGTACAACGACACGTGTCGCCGCGATTTATTAGCATAATTTCTCTTCCTCAGGTTTTCCAATGCTCGCCACGGAAGCATTAAAGCGAAATGGATGTTCATCTACCCGAAAGGAACCGAGGGAGTGAGGAAGCTCCCTCCAGCGCTCGCTTTTCAATTTCCATGGCAGCTCCGGGCATCATCTTCGTCAGCATAAATTCCCAAGAACTACTCGCTTAATTGTTGTGCATTTGTCAACCTGAGCACACGAAGCACTTCCAAAAACCTCCGGCGTCAAGCACTCGAACCTCTCCATCCCAGCCCGATGGGAGATCCACACTTGAATCCAACACGAGACACTTTAAATTCTGGAACACAAGCCCAGACAGTTGCTCGAGGAGTCTTGTGCTATTTATGTCTTACTTAGTAGCACATTTGCTGTGACTAGTTCGTAAATTAATTGGATTTGCAATTACACGCCCCACAAGAGCGAGACTAACAAACTGCAGACACATCGGGCAGTGGTGGCTTGAAGCGTATACCAGAATATGGTGAATTGAATGAAAAGAGCTGACTAAACGGATGGGAGACGAATAAGGGGTCTGGAGTTGAATGAAAACTCACTTGAAAAGAGCACAATAATTGACGGAATGTTGAATAAGACTACAACGCTAACTAAACTTATTGAGAAGCGCATAGAAAGGCGAATTTTTCGTAATCAATAGAAAACCATAAAATGCAATCaaagaaaaccgaaaacatTCATTCCAGAAATCGTTAGACACCCTCTCTTCCACCAAGAATTCGTAACCCTCCCTCAGATCGACCATTAAACTAATTGCTGGcatacaacatttttattgcatttgccGACTCCTTTTCTAGCATTCCATTCCGTACATGCCGACGCTTAATATGCATAACAATAAATGGTCATACACGAGCACAGGTTCCTCACTCCCAAGTTGGGCTTCCCAACCCAGATTTCGATAAAAGAGCAGTCAGGGaaacactcaaaaaaaaacacacaaacgAACACTCAAAGTGATGGCAATATGGGCAAATCAAAAGCACGAAAAGCGAAAGCAAATTGCTTGAAGGCCTCACCTGTTCAAACCAGGCAAACATTTCAATACAAATGAAAACGGCAATGGAAACGGACAGAAAGCAAATTTCGTACGAaattaaattagatttttCGGTAGTCGAGGAAATTGCCGCACGCACGCAAACACcagaaaatattgaaattacaCCCAGGAACgcagaattcaaaaatatatctcCCGATCTCCAACCATTCGCACCACGCAGGACTTCAGTGCAATGCAAAATAACCGCAGGCCATTTGTTTGTAGACAAACATTTGGCATTCTATATGCCGCTATCTGAGCATCCGAGAGTGGTTTGCGTGCCCAGTCAAACGGAAATGGGCAAATGCCTACGCAAATGTgcgcatttcaattaaatttccgTTTTAATCACTTTTACAAGTTCCACTGCAGCCGTCGAGAGTGGTCGGCAAGGGTTAAGCAAGGGGTCACAGGCACATGTTGGTATGCGTTCTCATTAAAACTGTGTCTGGGGTCAGGTCATGCGTTCTAATTTGATGATGTTGATCCCTGATCTCTCGGTACTATCCACACTCAGCTAACCTTGTTGAGAATCGCATAGAGGAGCGCTTCGCTGGTGAAGAGGGCGTGTTGAAGCGGTTACACTTAGCGGAAAGCTTTTTAAAAGCTTCAATGGATTTGGAAAATTCgttaaataataatcattgttagcatttacattttatttaccatttactaaaatatatatgaaaccTAAGCTTATGAAAACAACCTAAATAAATCTTTGCACATGCCCAAAGGTTAAAGGCGTGCTCCAGTTTGTGTCTTTGGAATTTCGGGGACTACTTTCAATGACCAGGAGTTGTGGGACCCTAATTCAGGACTGAATACCGGCGACCGTCCGCCTTTAGTGTGGTTTCACTGTCCGTGCTCTGCGACTCTTGGTACTCCCTGTTGTTCCAGACCAAGTTGACGGGAATGCTGATGGAGATGCCCGACGATGAATAGGACTGGCCGGTTACCGTGGTTTCCGAGCTGCTTCGCTCGTTGCAGAGTTCCTCGTAGGGCACCAGCGCCATGTCTCCAACATCGGGACACTCGCTGCCGCTCGAGGAACTGTTGCGATCCCTCAGCCCACACTCTAGAATGATGGGTGATGTTCGTGCTCCACTTTCCGCCGACTTCCAGTCCTGGCTGCCACTGTTTCGATCGCTGACCCTCTCGTAATCGTTGCCCACAAGTGCAAGCACGGAGGACAGATCTCTTTCCTCGAACCGGTTTGTATGTTCTCCAGCCTTTGACCTCGGCATGGAGCGCAGACTCGCCTCCACGGGCAAGGAACTGCGCCTGAGGAGTTTCTGCAGCGTCTTGAAGGACTCACGCATCTCCAGCAACTGTACCTCATCGTATGGCTCGGTCAATGGAGTATTTGGCACCGACAGGGCGTTGATAAGGAACTCCAGATCCTCTTCCAT
This window contains:
- the LOC108033840 gene encoding uncharacterized protein LOC108033840, encoding MEEDLEFLINALSVPNTPLTEPYDEVQLLEMRESFKTLQKLLRRSSLPVEASLRSMPRSKAGEHTNRFEERDLSSVLALVGNDYERVSDRNSGSQDWKSAESGARTSPIILECGLRDRNSSSSGSECPDVGDMALVPYEELCNERSSSETTVTGQSYSSSGISISIPVNLVWNNREYQESQSTDSETTLKADGRRYSVLN